The Rhodothermaceae bacterium genome contains the following window.
GGGAACATCTCTATCAAGGGGCTCTTTAGGGGTGTCCTGGCTTGGTAACCGCGGGTATATCGGGGCAGCCGTCAGTTTTCATAACACAGATTACGGTGTCCCGGGTGGTCACATGCACGGACATGGAGAACATGAAGACGACGGGCATGAAGACCATGACGACCATGAGGATCACGAAGAAGATGAACATGGTCATGGGGGCGAGGAAGAAGTATCAATAGCCTTGGATCTAAACTCCGTCACTTATGATATTGAAGGCGGGTATTTTTTTGAAGATGCAGCCATCAAGCAAATTCGTTTCAGGTTTGGCGTGACCGACTACACGCACTCGGAACTAGAACAAGCTGAGTCAGGTCCAGATATGGTCGGTATTGTCTACGAGAATAATCAATGGGAAGGACGCCTTGAGGTAGACCATTCCCTCCATCGCAAAACGCAAGGGGTGGCCGGAATACAGGTAAAGAGACGTGATCTAGCCCTGAACGCCGTCGGAGATCATTCCATCCTCCCCACGACGTTGACCACTGATGTGGGCATTTTTGCAATGGAGCGCATCGATTTAGGGGCACTAAGACTCGAGATGAGTGGACGCATGCAATGGCTGTCTCATGACGCGGTGGATAGGACAGATAGATCCTTCTCATCTCTGAGTTTGGGAGCAGGATTGAATTATGAAGTGAGTGAACAATGGACTCTCTCGCTCAGTCTGGCACGGGCAGCTAAAAATCCTAGTACCGCTGAACTTTATTTCAATGGGGTGCACGCAGCAATTCGTTCCGTCGAAAGAGGCAATGAAAATCTTGAAGTTGAGGTTACAAACAATGCTACGGTTTCGAGTTATGTCCGTACAGGTCAGTTTAATCTGACTATGACTGGATACATAAACCAATCAGATAACTTCATCTATTTTGCGCCGACAGGATTGATTGAGAGTGATCTCCCCGTCCTTCAGACCTCTCAGTCTGAAGCCAGGATCACCGGAATGGAAATAGCAGCAGATGTAGATTTATTTCGCAGGGAAGACTCGAATCTTATTTTGGGGTTGACTGGAGATTATGTCAATGGTCGGCTGACGCTTGAAGGAGGTAATCTGCCTCGCATACCACCGTTACGGTTGGGAGCCTCGTTGCAATATTCTCTAAATAATTTTTCTACCGGTCTATCTGTGGAACGCATTGCGAAGCAAGACCGGGTGTTTGCGATTACCGAAGATGAAACGGACGGCTATACAATGGTAGATGCAAAAATGGGATACCGTTTGGTAATCGGTTCCACGGTTCAAAGCATTTCTCTGCAGGGACTGAACCTAACAAATAAATTAGCCAGGGCACATACATCACTCCTGAAAGAAATCGTACCCTTGCCGGGTCGCGACATCCGTCTGACCTATATGCTTCATTTTTAATCCGAGGTAATCCAATTCGCAATCATAGGATCTTGCTTGCAAGGTTGTTTGATTGATGTATGGAATAGTCAGGCCAGCTGGCGAGACTCGGCCAGCTGGCCTGAACGCTTCACCAACGCGTTGAGATACTATAGTTCAGGAATTTCTCAACGATGGATCCAGAAAGAGAGGAAATAGCCCAAGTTCTCAGAGGTCGCAAAAACGCCAAGAGATTTGCGATTTGCTCCTATCCCCATTCGTGTGGAGGAAATTGAAGTAGGCGAACTGAAATCAGCATTTTCATGTAAGATGTCACTACAGATATGGTGACATGGTGTACCCGAAGACTCAGTTATAGCTGGAGGGTTGAGCAGGGGTCATGGATACGGGGGCTCACCAAGTGAGATGGGTCTCCTTAGCATTTTTATGAGGATGCATTGTTTTTCGCTTTCTTCAAGGAAGAAAATCTATGCTGAAGACAGCCAAGTAGGCAATTGGCCCGTGTGGACATTCACGATTCTGTGCTTGTTAAAGTTTTTACCGGTTGCTATAGCTCAGGAAGAGCCCCAGTATGAGACTGGCGTAGTGGTCGTGCAGTTCGATTCCACCGCACAGATTGTATCAAAGGCCAGTCGGACAGGATTAGCTGGTTTTGATCGTTTAGCTTCTATGTATGAGGTTTACACGATTGAGCGCGCGTACCCGTTTTTGGATAATGTTCTGCCAACGCCGGAGACACGCAGGAATTTACTTGCACTTCGCCGCACGTATTACGTGCGTTATCATGCAGGAGAGGATCCAGTTATCGTCGCGCGAGAGTTCTCGGCAGTCTCAGGGGTAGTGTATGCGGAGCCGGTTGTAGTGAACCGGATCTATGCGCTGGACTCCATGGAGTTCTCTGATC
Protein-coding sequences here:
- a CDS encoding TonB-dependent receptor; protein product: MQKLRVFFIGIVSIMIGFQSVTAQDLGRIEGTVYVTDGTTVVTDATITLVGLNYSQRVNESGQFAFEEVPAGSVLLRVESPIWGRNSKTVTVVAGETSEVDIEVLLHVRLEEMVVSAGPIALPRSQLVNPVNVLTRDDLLEAGGISLGESLKSQAGMASTYFGPGASRPIIGGVAASRVKILRHGLDVGDVSDQSEDHAVGVDAFDAERIEIIRGPAALLYGSNITGGVVNVLDGHIPNEMPVNRIEGMVMGRGGLGASERGGGGSLTGALGNFVWRARGLVRETGDVSTPLFNPEGVHEGHDEHEEHDEHDEHGEHEEHDEHDEHEEGEPQLVDHIENSGTSLSRGSLGVSWLGNRGYIGAAVSFHNTDYGVPGGHMHGHGEHEDDGHEDHDDHEDHEEDEHGHGGEEEVSIALDLNSVTYDIEGGYFFEDAAIKQIRFRFGVTDYTHSELEQAESGPDMVGIVYENNQWEGRLEVDHSLHRKTQGVAGIQVKRRDLALNAVGDHSILPTTLTTDVGIFAMERIDLGALRLEMSGRMQWLSHDAVDRTDRSFSSLSLGAGLNYEVSEQWTLSLSLARAAKNPSTAELYFNGVHAAIRSVERGNENLEVEVTNNATVSSYVRTGQFNLTMTGYINQSDNFIYFAPTGLIESDLPVLQTSQSEARITGMEIAADVDLFRREDSNLILGLTGDYVNGRLTLEGGNLPRIPPLRLGASLQYSLNNFSTGLSVERIAKQDRVFAITEDETDGYTMVDAKMGYRLVIGSTVQSISLQGLNLTNKLARAHTSLLKEIVPLPGRDIRLTYMLHF